One Mycolicibacterium pulveris genomic region harbors:
- a CDS encoding MFS transporter, with protein MLACLVVGAWSIAESHDHTVPRRLDITGLALITVAIGLFTLTFDRAPSWGWLSGSTLLLFAGAMAAMTGFVLAENKIRWPLVDLSLARNPKFVILVVVGTISNIAYAVTIFLSTLYLQQGRGLDPLTAGLVFLGASAGAALGGVLSGRLAATRPPVPVMGATTVIAALCLATLAASDGWLLYLPALTACGFTLGLVYAFTTVATQAAVRPERAGEAAGVTLTAMVTIGGVGVAVSATVLEMLQRSGMTTAGAVDVIVVALAVLLLPAGAAVLLSARRQATKSASSRPAG; from the coding sequence GTGCTGGCCTGCCTGGTGGTCGGCGCGTGGAGCATCGCCGAGTCGCACGACCACACGGTGCCCCGACGTCTCGACATCACCGGTCTGGCTCTGATCACGGTCGCAATCGGGTTGTTCACGTTGACGTTTGACCGTGCACCGAGCTGGGGGTGGCTCTCGGGGTCCACGCTGCTGTTGTTCGCCGGTGCCATGGCGGCAATGACCGGGTTCGTCCTCGCGGAGAACAAGATCCGCTGGCCCCTGGTCGACCTGTCCCTGGCCAGAAACCCGAAGTTCGTGATTCTCGTGGTCGTTGGCACCATTTCGAACATCGCGTACGCTGTGACGATTTTTCTGTCCACGCTCTACCTGCAGCAGGGGCGGGGACTCGACCCGCTGACCGCAGGACTGGTGTTTCTCGGCGCGTCGGCCGGCGCGGCGCTCGGCGGGGTGTTGTCGGGCAGGCTCGCCGCCACCCGCCCGCCGGTTCCGGTCATGGGTGCAACAACCGTGATCGCCGCCCTGTGCCTGGCCACGTTGGCCGCCTCCGATGGTTGGCTGCTCTACCTGCCTGCGCTCACGGCGTGCGGCTTCACGCTCGGCCTGGTGTATGCGTTCACCACCGTGGCGACCCAGGCGGCGGTTCGCCCCGAGCGCGCGGGCGAGGCCGCCGGCGTGACGCTGACCGCGATGGTGACGATCGGCGGCGTCGGCGTCGCGGTCTCCGCGACCGTACTGGAGATGCTGCAGCGCAGTGGAATGACGACGGCGGGTGCCGTCGACGTCATCGTCGTCGCGCTGGCGGTGTTGCTGCTGCCGGCCGGGGCAGCGGTCCTGCTGTCGGCCCGCCGACAAGCTACGAAGTCTGCGTCGTCGCGCCCAGCGGGGTGA
- a CDS encoding SHOCT domain-containing protein: protein MSTFWRYLRIQAFVLLCGIVGPIFLIVYFAMGADPMLQWMFWIGLLITAMDVLIALGITAAGATKQAKTAALEQTGVLALAQVVGIHETGTRINEQPLVKLDLQISGPGIAPFASQDRVLASISRLPMITSRKLVAIVDPMTNEYQIDWERSSLVSGMMPANFTLAEDNTSYDLSGQVGPLMEILQILKTHNIALNSMIDLRSNPVARQQVQDIVRRAVAKPTPAQQAPVAQTQTPGAVLTPPEPSTAQRLQELETLRATGAITEDEYAAKRQQILADL, encoded by the coding sequence ATGTCCACCTTCTGGCGCTACCTCCGTATTCAGGCGTTCGTGCTGCTGTGCGGCATCGTGGGGCCGATCTTTCTGATCGTCTACTTCGCCATGGGCGCCGACCCGATGCTGCAGTGGATGTTCTGGATCGGTCTGCTCATCACCGCGATGGATGTGTTGATCGCGTTGGGGATCACCGCCGCGGGGGCGACAAAGCAGGCCAAGACCGCGGCGCTGGAGCAGACCGGCGTGCTGGCGCTCGCCCAAGTCGTCGGTATCCACGAAACCGGTACGCGCATCAACGAACAGCCGTTGGTGAAGCTCGATCTGCAGATCTCCGGGCCGGGCATCGCCCCGTTCGCCAGCCAGGACCGGGTGCTCGCCTCGATCTCCCGGTTGCCGATGATCACCAGTCGCAAGCTGGTCGCGATCGTGGACCCGATGACCAACGAGTATCAAATCGATTGGGAGCGGTCTAGTTTGGTCAGCGGCATGATGCCCGCCAACTTCACCCTCGCCGAGGACAACACCAGCTATGACCTCAGCGGCCAGGTCGGTCCGTTGATGGAGATCCTGCAGATCCTCAAAACCCACAACATCGCGCTTAACAGCATGATCGACCTGCGATCCAATCCTGTTGCGCGACAACAGGTTCAGGATATAGTCCGCCGTGCGGTCGCAAAGCCGACACCGGCGCAGCAGGCTCCGGTAGCCCAAACGCAGACCCCCGGGGCGGTGCTGACCCCGCCGGAGCCGTCGACCGCGCAACGCCTCCAGGAGCTCGAGACGCTGCGCGCCACCGGTGCAATCACCGAGGATGAGTACGCCGCCAAACGCCAGCAAATTCTGGCCGATCTGTAA
- a CDS encoding MFS transporter, whose amino-acid sequence MPSTEPTQALWTLVAVSVALFCVQIDYFAMNLALPRMASEFGTTATDLQWIISVYMLTLGAFMVPAGRIGDIYGRRRALLAGVALFGLASAACALAPSVTVLIVFRAVQGLGAALIFPVSISVLTNAFPAAKAGHAIGLAYGIAALGNASGPLVSGLLTDTVGWRWIF is encoded by the coding sequence GTGCCGTCGACCGAACCCACGCAAGCGCTGTGGACCTTGGTCGCCGTCTCGGTTGCGCTGTTCTGCGTGCAGATCGACTACTTCGCGATGAACCTCGCGCTACCGCGGATGGCATCCGAGTTCGGCACCACGGCGACCGACCTGCAGTGGATCATCAGCGTGTACATGCTGACGCTGGGGGCCTTCATGGTGCCCGCGGGCCGTATCGGCGACATCTACGGGCGCCGGCGGGCGTTGTTGGCCGGGGTGGCGCTGTTCGGCTTGGCATCGGCCGCATGCGCGCTGGCGCCGTCGGTGACCGTGCTCATCGTCTTTCGCGCGGTACAGGGCCTGGGCGCGGCGCTGATCTTCCCGGTCTCGATCAGTGTGCTGACCAACGCTTTTCCCGCGGCGAAGGCCGGCCACGCCATCGGATTGGCTTACGGCATAGCGGCTTTGGGAAACGCCAGCGGCCCGCTGGTCAGCGGCCTACTCACCGACACCGTCGGCTGGCGGTGGATCTTCTGA